In Tachysurus vachellii isolate PV-2020 chromosome 7, HZAU_Pvac_v1, whole genome shotgun sequence, the DNA window ttataatgcTGCCAATGTTAAATGATACAGAGAATCGAAATCACTTGTCTGTGTCACAGTACTCCTTCTATGTGGTTTCTGACAGGGACTTTCTTGAATGGGAGACTAATTCAGCATGACTTATGCAATGAAACATAATTTCATAATACTTTCTCAATAAGGATACAAactcaaaatgtatttatgttacACTGCATTTATCTCTATCAGtaataagggaaaacaaaaaaccccTTTCCTGTAAATATCCGTTCTGCGCTACCATTGCTTCATCCTGTTTTGGTCATGAATAGATTACTTAATCTTACTTAAAGACGAATTAAGTAGAGTAATGTACCATTCGAATACTGTTAGTTTCAGTGCAATTAGTCACTGTATTATTTGTGGAATGGTCCTTGTTGTAGTTGATTTAGTGTACTTGTGTATATTAGTTGGCTTTCCCCCAACAATACAGAGTGTTCTCTCTGATCCATGTTTTACGTCATGACACCAGAGTAGATCATTGGTTCTTCCTTTTCAGAGCATCAAACATAGCTCGGAAAATGGCAGCTACAGCCACAGCACCGGGGTCAGGCTGAGTCAGGCGCTCGGATGCAATGTAACTTGCTCGGCCTGCTTTGGCAGTGAGGTCACGGGTCGACTCTGCACCCAACTCTGCTTTCTGTTTAAGagcaaacaaatattttgtataatatgTTGAGCTCTGGACTGAAAAGCGAATAAACAAGAACCAATCTTGTAAGAATCATGTAACTGAAACACAAATGAAAACATGGACAATTGTTTTAAGGAAACAGAGGAAGGATTGTTCGAGTGCCAGTGAACCGTACCTCCACGGCTGCCTGTAGCACAGCAATATGTCCACCTGGAGAAGCTGTGGAAAACTTCATCAGCTCATCTGCTGCAGGGCACAGTGCATCCAGCTCAAAGGGAAAGTAAGAAGCGCTCATGTCAATATTTAAATGCAAACTGCATATCTGATTTCCCCAGTTAGAGATCAAATATGGGCAAAATTATTACAATTGTAGTTTTACCATTGTTCTGTCACCAGGTGCAGCACCTCCATACCTATCAGAAAATAGattctaataattaaaatagaGACTACATCTAACATCAACAAGATAAACTCTCTCACTTGATGTCACTAGATTTACTAGATTAGATTTTTACCCTTGACTGTCAATATCCAAAACATACTAGTCAAATTATTTTGCAGTGTGAgttactctcactcattttctaccacttatccgaactacctcgggtcacggggagcatgtgcctatctcaggcgtcattgggcatcaaggcaggatacaccttggacggagtgccaacctccacacacacgagggggattcgggaatcgaacccccaaccctggaggtgtgaggcgatcatgctaaccactaagccaccgtgcccccagtgcgagttagaaaatattaatatagaaaGAACGTTAAGATATTTGAAGATAGATGAATGTTCTCAATAGCTACCTTTTCATTGCTTCGGTCCCAGCCTGAATAGCTTTAGCCCAGTCTTTACTATCACAGCTTTCCTTTAGGCAGGGTGCAGCTGCTGTCAGGAACAGACTGTAGAGCTGATAGAAGACAGTAAAAGCTGGTAATGCTGCATGCAGTACAGTTTTGTTTGTAAGAGATTTGTTAGACATTTTTTCCATACTGCTCCTGAAGATCCACCCATTCTCTCCTCCACCAATCCAGCAAGGGCAGTCAGGAGTAGATAAGGTGTTCCTGGGATTGTGGTGGTCTGCATCCATTCTTCGACAGCTGCAGTAGGTAATGCATCAGTAGAAAAAAATCTCAATGAATAAATACCCAACAAATTATTTGGTATACTGGCACTGCCTACCAGTAGCAGCAAGAGCATGTGTGCTCCCACAGTCTCCATCTCCTGCAGCACGATCCAGGGCATTGAGCTCTTCCTTCCGTTGTAAGAGAGCTTTGCAAATGGATTTCAAAACTAGACATGCCACAAAAGAAAATGGACCTGATGGCAAATGGAAAATTTAATTAAcacttataataaaaataaattattaaataaaaaatcaagtgTCTccaaatataatacacacagcaTCAAGCAagagacaaataaaagaaaaagtctgaATAGAAAAAAGATGAGGTTTGGGGATCGCCCACATTTCATTATTCAAGCCTTTATTAACCTTGTTCAGATTTTGTTTCGCCAGCAGTTGGTCTCGCTGTGGGTTCCACATACAGGTTCCTCCCACTTAAACACTCACTGCTGAGGTTGGGCCAGGAAGGCGCTGAGGTTTTAGCATCTGCAGAGGTTAAAGGCCataagcatttaaataaaattaaataaatctctaTACTATCTAACTAAATAGATTTTAGAGTCAAACTTTGTAACAGAGGTGTGTTATGCTCCAGGACTgaattattacagtatatatagatgTCGTTGTTGAGAGAACCAGTCTTTTCCAATTAATAGAtggtatttgtatttaaaacctAATAATACCAAGAAGCTAGCCCTGATGATTTAATTCATTATGAAAATGTTCAagcgaattaaaaaaaaagaattctcaAAAATGTTGAGAAATTCCACTGAAATGTCCTTATATAGAAATAGGAACTAACATTTAATGAATGCTGGTCATCTGAAAACTGAAGTCTTTGATTAAGAatgtaaaaaaaggtttttatttatatatacgcACAACAAGTGCTTGTACTCAAATACGTGTGGTCTATCAGTGAAATACAGGAAACTGAAACAAACCCTAACTCTAATCACACCAAGATGACACACGGTGTACTGACATGGTATCTTTGTGTCAAGTGGAGCAAAGCAATGCCTTCCTCAAAGATGCTAATACTTTGGTCAGAATGGTCTCCTATATTAAATACGaatttagataaaataaattcacCAAACAGTCGGAGTATCTCCTCATCCACtctcatgagagagagagacatgcccGCCATCTCCAGCGAGGTCATGAATGAGCCAGACATCACCCTGGCAACCTGCACTCCTCGGCCCACTACAAATAGCCAGAGATACATCAAATAGTGCATATTAATGGAAGGTAtatgaaataatgtatatatagtttgtttTCCACCGAAACAGCTCTTGCAACTTGATAGTTACTGATATGTTAGTgccaaaataaaacatgaaggtATGGAAACCTTCAAACTCTTCATAATTGTTCTCAGCATTCTCAGAACAGCGAGAGACCATTAGGCCCTTGAACTGTTTGGACCTCATCTTCTTTCAAACCCAATTTCTTCTTTCAAACCTTCTTTTAAACCTAAGTCATTTTAGAGAAAGTGGTGTgttgaaaatgtaaacataaatatagtCTCACTTAAACAGTTGATAGCAGCTCTCGTGACAACAGCCATCTCCAAACAAGACAGAGCACCAAGATTGTTCACACAGAGGACCACAGTGTCAGCtataagagaaaaacagacatcaTCACACATGAAACATGAAAGAAAGTGCTATTTCACCCAAAACCCTGTCACAGCCTACCTGATTTTAGAGGCAGATGTGATTGGCTGGAAGGGTCAGTCATGTGATCAATCATAATCCTGACAACCTCATCAGCAGAGGCAAGCTAAACAAAGAAATCCATCCAAATATTGTAAAGCCAACTGAATTTCATCAGACTCTATTTTATAAGGACCTCATTTATCTAATAtgatatgtttattataaacagaaCAATGATATTATACAGAACATCATACTAGTATTGATTAggaataatactaatacttcGAACTCAAGTTCTTCAAGATGTCACAAACAAGATGTTGACATTATTATATCCTACTGTACAATGCTTGCATTTTTTTCAGGAGCTCTGTCAATCTGTGAATCTCCTGTTTTACCACACCCCAGGGGTGTTGTCTGGATACATATGACTGGAAAGGTCtctgaagaacactgaacttattgtcatgtttaaaaaaacagtataagAAGATTTTACTTGTGACATGGTTCATTATCATGTCTGTGCCAACTTTCTGTTGACTGATGGGAGTGGAACCCAATGTT includes these proteins:
- the tkfc gene encoding triokinase/FMN cyclase isoform X1 yields the protein MIKLHDTNALYCRLLFSTVGYTFDRFFSGHSLRRSMEVQRKLLNSVERCVDEALEGTVSSNGGLMLLRGHRVAIRSDLHNLKGKVALISGGGSGHEPAHAGYIGRGMLSAAVAGAVFSSPPPGSILAAIMTLWQSGTSGVLLLVKNYTGDRLNFGLAAEKARAQGVPVDMVVVADDCAFTQPSKAGRRGLCGTVFIHKLAGALAEESCSLDVIVAKVSTAVKNIGTLGVSLSPCSVPGCLPTFQVLPGDMELGLGIHGEPGIKKFKLASADEVVRIMIDHMTDPSSQSHLPLKSADTVVLCVNNLGALSCLEMAVVTRAAINCLMGRGVQVARVMSGSFMTSLEMAGMSLSLMRVDEEILRLFDAKTSAPSWPNLSSECLSGRNLYVEPTARPTAGETKSEQGPFSFVACLVLKSICKALLQRKEELNALDRAAGDGDCGSTHALAATAVEEWMQTTTIPGTPYLLLTALAGLVEERMGGSSGALYSLFLTAAAPCLKESCDSKDWAKAIQAGTEAMKRYGGAAPGDRTMLDALCPAADELMKFSTASPGGHIAVLQAAVEKAELGAESTRDLTAKAGRASYIASERLTQPDPGAVAVAAIFRAMFDALKRKNQ
- the tkfc gene encoding triokinase/FMN cyclase isoform X2, which produces MIKLHDTNALYCRLLFSTVGYTFDRFFSGHSLRRSMEVQRKLLNSVERCVDEALEGTVSSNGGLMLLRGHRVAIRSDLHNLKGKVALISGGGSGHEPAHAGYIGRGMLSAAVAGAVFSSPPPGSILAAIMTLWQSGTSGVLLLVKNYTGDRLNFGLAAEKARAQGVPVDMVVVADDCAFTQPSKAGRRGLCGTVFIHKLAGALAEESCSLDVIVAKVSTAVKNIGTLGVSLSPCSVPGCLPTFQVLPGDMELGLGIHGEPGIKKFKLASADEVVRIMIDHMTDPSSQSHLPLKSADTVVLCVNNLGALSCLEMAVVTRAAINCLMGRGVQVARVMSGSFMTSLEMAGMSLSLMRVDEEILRLFDAKTSAPSWPNLSSECLSGRNLYVEPTARPTAGETKSEQGPFSFVACLVLKSICKALLQRKEELNALDRAAGDGDCGSTHALAATAVEEWMQTTTIPGTPYLLLTALAGLVEERMGGSSGALYSLFLTAAAPCLKESCDSKDWAKAIQAGTEAMKRVGGSIPESPSCVWRLALRPRCILP